A window of the Bacteriovorax sp. PP10 genome harbors these coding sequences:
- a CDS encoding FAD-dependent oxidoreductase, producing MSARHGESVSVWFDQNTMPTRIPLNEDFRTDVCIIGGGIAGLTTAYLLMKEGKKVCVLESDELLSGQTGRTTAHFVNALDDRFFNLERFHGEDGLKLAINSHSEAIRKVEEIVRREKIDCDLKKVSGYLFSLTDENEDILEREYEAAHKAGLVDVQRLAFSPFNNVDIGPSLHFPRQMQLHPVKYLSALTNIIIEGGGQIYTHSHVTEVKGGENAFVKTANNRIVYCSSIVVATNTPINDMFAIHTKQAPYRTYVLGFKILKGSFPDALVWDTLDPYHYIRVEHKEDTDILIVGGEDHKTGQEEHPERCYKKLEAWARKHISFLGEVAYQWSGQVMEPVDGLAYLGRNPMDEDNVYVITGDSGNGMTHCTIGAMLITDQIMGRENPWEKLYSPSRVSLMAAKEYIRENLNVAAQYIDWLDPKFKNNIAKLTPDEGIVFRKSGKMVAAYKNETGEIEYMSAVCPHLAGIVSWNKAEKSWDCPCHGSRFDCHGKVIEGPAISDLKPATDVKSIPVKESPREIRESEL from the coding sequence ATGTCTGCACGCCACGGTGAAAGTGTTTCAGTATGGTTTGATCAAAATACAATGCCTACCCGCATCCCCCTTAATGAAGATTTTAGAACAGACGTTTGCATAATCGGCGGAGGAATCGCAGGTCTCACGACGGCGTACTTATTAATGAAGGAAGGAAAAAAAGTTTGTGTTCTTGAGTCCGATGAACTTCTCTCAGGACAAACAGGAAGAACCACAGCTCATTTTGTAAACGCTCTTGATGACCGCTTTTTTAACCTGGAGAGATTTCATGGTGAAGATGGATTAAAGCTTGCGATCAATAGTCATAGTGAGGCCATCAGAAAAGTTGAAGAGATAGTCAGACGTGAAAAAATTGACTGCGACTTAAAAAAAGTCAGCGGGTATTTATTTTCTTTGACTGATGAAAATGAAGATATTTTAGAAAGAGAGTATGAAGCCGCTCATAAAGCAGGACTGGTCGATGTCCAACGTCTCGCCTTCTCTCCATTCAATAATGTCGACATCGGGCCGTCGCTACACTTTCCAAGACAAATGCAACTTCACCCTGTGAAATATCTTTCCGCACTTACCAATATCATTATAGAAGGTGGCGGACAAATCTACACTCACTCTCACGTCACTGAAGTTAAAGGTGGAGAAAATGCTTTTGTAAAGACAGCAAATAATCGTATCGTTTATTGCAGCTCAATTGTTGTCGCAACCAATACGCCTATCAATGATATGTTTGCCATTCATACAAAACAGGCCCCTTATAGAACTTATGTTCTCGGGTTTAAAATTTTAAAAGGAAGTTTTCCCGATGCACTGGTATGGGATACGCTTGATCCTTATCATTACATTCGTGTTGAACATAAAGAGGATACTGATATTTTAATTGTTGGCGGTGAAGATCATAAAACGGGGCAGGAAGAACATCCAGAACGATGCTATAAAAAACTGGAAGCATGGGCACGCAAGCACATTTCATTTTTAGGTGAAGTGGCCTATCAATGGTCCGGCCAAGTGATGGAACCAGTCGATGGTCTTGCCTACTTAGGAAGAAATCCAATGGATGAAGACAACGTCTATGTCATTACCGGTGACTCTGGAAACGGGATGACCCATTGTACGATTGGTGCCATGTTAATCACTGACCAGATTATGGGACGAGAAAATCCATGGGAAAAACTGTACTCGCCATCGAGAGTTTCTTTAATGGCGGCCAAAGAGTATATCAGAGAGAATTTAAATGTGGCCGCTCAGTATATAGACTGGCTGGATCCTAAATTTAAAAATAATATTGCTAAACTGACTCCAGATGAAGGAATTGTTTTTAGAAAAAGTGGCAAGATGGTGGCCGCTTATAAAAATGAAACGGGAGAAATAGAATACATGAGTGCTGTCTGCCCTCACCTTGCCGGGATTGTTTCCTGGAATAAGGCCGAAAAATCCTGGGACTGTCCTTGTCATGGCTCGCGCTTTGATTGTCACGGCAAAGTCATTGAAGGGCCGGCGATTAGCGATTTAAAACCTGCAACTGATGTTAAAAGTATTCCAGTCAAAGAGTCGCCTCGAGAAATACGAGAGAGTGAATTATAG
- a CDS encoding Ig-like domain-containing protein: protein MNKTILTSLCLLSTFTAFGAETNLIANPGFESSLSGWTATGSFTAVKSAHSGIYAARAGTGVGTITQKIVSVTAGKKYTLSAYGKIDSMSVSSMIAVRFKTASGGWIDEAKMVINSTSYKLYTSTFTVPANTGYIEIYAQKDAYAKSYVYLDTLSLVEVGGTTAPVNVAPAVLSTQTIEATEDTPVTFNLNAGTDANNDILAYIKVSDPVSGALKCDGGASRACTYTPAANFNGKVSFTYKVNDGKLDSNIATATINVASVNDAPVVPATQSVSTAFNTAVNITLNAGTDVDGDALTYIPVTTPANGGLTCSGRTCTFTPTSTFSGTTSFTYKVNDGKVDSNLATVSITVGSGPVTPPVEPPPVEPPPVEPPTSPSAAYKPLGVGGGGAMSGVSISPYNNLWFIGTDMGTLFKSTDLGQSWNAVNHNQAVFDSDLTRSVSVGFSADGRTVFHAAAGINPRRSTDSGTTFSAISMGLISGEIIKYWYSDSSNANIMYAGTTKGLLRTANNGTSWTRISSVAEEAIGTFLDHNTNGKVYQATKTKILVSSDDGLSFTTYSAPAGGVRLFTGGSDVSGVTLAYSDNDGANACGWVYQYLNDWGQTSINDTVAHCGYVWINKNGGGFVKNAQAVGDHLKMAENNSAMIYTTGSTKWIRQYGTKVHVSTDKGQTWGLKLNQINYDVVPYAPWPKEKLEWSAVALDVGWWDSGYESFAINQRNANVVAGSGYFFLHSTLNAGENWKAPFTEYADTGTPTAGKKWKTRGLEVISIYKMKFHPTNTDIMYGASADIGGLVSEDHGVSFRIPKTQYNSYYDYAFDPSDDMVAYAASGSLHDFPNEWHANAVTGNGGIYKTLDRGRSWKRLTPVDTNYNRQFLSVGYDAKNDIIYGGTQEVGIAVSKNDGATWTYMNTGLPAGNKIIPQIEVDPNTGNVYALLTGDAPTFSNQASTGVYLLDVANGATSWRLLRGTVNYPKDASAGYKLWYYPTAFAIDFKNPSTIWMVDYENKSNWLMTGAWKTTDGGNTWNRMKQVTHAVDIKIDPRNSNQVHVAGYYQLDGTWGNGGMLYTKDGGATWGKNEVPPLQRNARSVALDPKDASKIFYSYFGGGILGGANPAN, encoded by the coding sequence ATGAACAAGACAATTCTCACTTCGCTTTGCCTTCTCTCAACCTTCACGGCCTTCGGTGCTGAGACAAATCTCATCGCCAATCCTGGATTCGAGTCATCTTTAAGTGGATGGACAGCGACAGGAAGTTTCACTGCAGTTAAATCTGCACACAGTGGAATTTATGCGGCCAGAGCTGGTACAGGAGTAGGAACAATCACTCAAAAGATCGTGAGTGTAACTGCCGGTAAAAAGTACACCCTATCGGCCTATGGAAAAATTGATTCGATGTCAGTGTCATCGATGATCGCTGTTAGATTTAAAACAGCTAGTGGTGGATGGATTGATGAAGCCAAGATGGTGATTAACTCAACTTCTTATAAGCTTTACACGTCTACATTTACTGTACCAGCGAACACGGGCTATATAGAAATTTATGCCCAAAAAGATGCTTATGCAAAATCTTACGTCTACCTGGACACTCTTTCACTCGTTGAGGTCGGTGGTACAACAGCTCCTGTAAACGTTGCACCTGCTGTTTTAAGCACGCAAACGATTGAGGCCACTGAGGATACACCTGTAACATTTAATCTGAACGCAGGGACCGATGCAAACAACGATATTCTTGCCTACATTAAAGTGAGCGACCCGGTTTCTGGTGCTCTTAAGTGTGATGGTGGAGCGTCTCGCGCGTGTACTTATACCCCCGCTGCTAACTTTAATGGGAAAGTGTCTTTCACATATAAAGTTAATGATGGAAAACTTGATTCAAATATCGCAACGGCAACTATTAACGTAGCTTCGGTTAACGATGCTCCGGTAGTTCCTGCCACTCAGTCGGTTTCAACTGCGTTCAATACAGCAGTTAATATCACTCTGAATGCAGGTACTGATGTAGATGGCGACGCTCTTACATATATTCCAGTAACAACGCCAGCTAATGGTGGATTAACTTGCTCAGGACGTACTTGTACTTTCACTCCGACTTCTACTTTCAGCGGAACAACTTCATTTACATATAAAGTGAATGACGGAAAAGTTGATTCAAACCTAGCAACAGTTTCTATTACTGTTGGATCAGGTCCGGTAACTCCACCGGTTGAGCCACCTCCAGTTGAACCGCCACCAGTTGAACCTCCTACTTCTCCTTCTGCTGCCTATAAGCCTCTTGGTGTTGGTGGTGGTGGTGCAATGAGTGGTGTTTCAATCAGCCCGTACAACAACCTTTGGTTTATCGGTACTGACATGGGGACATTATTCAAATCGACTGACTTAGGTCAAAGCTGGAATGCAGTTAACCACAATCAAGCTGTGTTTGATTCCGACCTGACAAGATCTGTGAGTGTTGGATTCTCTGCTGACGGAAGAACTGTTTTCCACGCAGCGGCTGGTATCAATCCAAGAAGAAGTACTGATTCAGGAACTACATTCTCTGCGATCTCAATGGGACTTATTTCAGGTGAGATCATTAAATACTGGTACTCTGATAGTTCAAACGCGAACATCATGTATGCAGGTACGACAAAAGGATTATTACGTACGGCAAACAACGGGACTTCTTGGACAAGAATTTCTTCTGTTGCTGAAGAAGCTATCGGAACATTCCTTGACCACAATACGAATGGTAAAGTTTATCAGGCGACAAAAACTAAAATTTTAGTTTCAAGTGATGATGGTTTATCGTTCACAACTTACTCTGCTCCAGCGGGAGGAGTTCGTCTGTTCACTGGTGGATCGGATGTGAGTGGTGTAACACTTGCTTACTCTGATAACGATGGAGCAAATGCTTGTGGATGGGTATATCAGTACTTAAATGACTGGGGACAAACTTCAATCAACGATACTGTTGCTCACTGTGGATATGTTTGGATTAATAAAAATGGTGGTGGATTCGTTAAGAATGCTCAGGCCGTTGGTGACCATTTAAAAATGGCAGAAAACAATTCAGCTATGATCTACACGACTGGTTCAACAAAATGGATCCGTCAGTACGGTACAAAAGTTCACGTATCTACAGATAAAGGTCAGACTTGGGGATTAAAATTAAATCAAATCAACTACGATGTGGTTCCATACGCTCCATGGCCGAAAGAAAAGTTAGAATGGTCTGCCGTTGCTCTTGATGTTGGATGGTGGGATTCAGGTTACGAAAGTTTCGCAATCAACCAAAGAAACGCGAACGTTGTAGCTGGATCAGGATACTTCTTCCTACACTCTACACTTAACGCTGGAGAAAACTGGAAAGCGCCATTCACAGAATACGCTGATACAGGAACACCGACTGCTGGTAAAAAATGGAAGACGAGAGGACTTGAAGTTATCTCGATTTACAAAATGAAATTTCACCCGACGAACACTGACATCATGTATGGCGCATCTGCTGACATCGGAGGCCTTGTATCAGAAGATCATGGTGTAAGCTTCAGAATTCCGAAAACTCAGTACAACAGTTACTATGACTATGCTTTTGACCCAAGTGACGACATGGTAGCTTACGCTGCGAGTGGATCACTTCACGACTTCCCGAACGAGTGGCATGCAAACGCAGTTACTGGTAACGGTGGTATTTATAAGACATTAGATAGAGGAAGAAGCTGGAAGCGCTTAACTCCAGTGGACACGAACTACAACCGTCAGTTCTTGTCTGTTGGTTACGATGCTAAAAACGACATCATCTACGGTGGTACACAAGAAGTTGGTATCGCAGTTTCTAAAAATGATGGTGCGACTTGGACTTACATGAACACAGGTCTTCCTGCTGGAAATAAAATTATTCCTCAGATCGAAGTAGACCCGAACACTGGTAACGTTTACGCTCTTCTAACAGGTGATGCTCCAACGTTCTCTAACCAAGCAAGCACAGGAGTTTATCTTCTTGATGTAGCAAATGGAGCGACTTCGTGGAGACTTTTAAGAGGCACAGTTAACTATCCAAAAGACGCTAGTGCTGGATACAAGTTATGGTACTACCCTACAGCTTTCGCGATCGATTTCAAGAATCCTTCGACGATCTGGATGGTGGACTATGAAAACAAGAGCAACTGGTTAATGACTGGTGCTTGGAAAACAACTGATGGTGGTAACACTTGGAACAGAATGAAACAGGTTACTCACGCAGTTGATATCAAGATCGACCCAAGAAATAGCAACCAGGTTCACGTTGCTGGATACTACCAGCTAGATGGTACATGGGGTAACGGTGGTATGCTTTACACGAAAGATGGTGGAGCGACTTGGGGTAAAAACGAAGTTCCTCCACTTCAAAGAAATGCTAGAAGTGTGGCGCTTGATCCAAAAGATGCAAGCAAGATCTTCTACTCATACTTTGGTGGTGGGATCTTAGGTGGGGCAAACCCGGCCAACTAG
- a CDS encoding ImmA/IrrE family metallo-endopeptidase, which yields MKLLLKIIFLSNMLATTLYAGVCPKDAPYFCMTPEMAPKTQIKLADFYQIPSIIISLFNAPIILDAQWESPYFGAGMSNQKSMMILGGTTRVEGMTKDAYAAVICHELGHVLGGAPYQTIHGAEWASAEGQADFFAASVCLPRYFKNLGMSAHDISARVEKAGYEMLSSLAPFGSGTRDEVDSLQRFYELHEKVDNTLINNYPSLQCRYETFRSSLKRSDCWFRE from the coding sequence ATGAAGCTTCTATTGAAAATCATATTCTTATCAAATATGCTGGCAACCACTCTCTATGCAGGTGTTTGCCCGAAGGATGCCCCATACTTTTGTATGACCCCAGAGATGGCACCAAAGACCCAGATTAAGCTTGCCGATTTTTATCAAATCCCATCAATCATTATTTCACTTTTTAATGCTCCTATCATTTTAGATGCTCAGTGGGAGAGTCCATATTTTGGTGCCGGTATGAGCAACCAAAAAAGCATGATGATTTTAGGTGGGACGACCAGAGTGGAAGGAATGACAAAGGATGCTTATGCAGCAGTCATCTGTCATGAGTTAGGGCATGTGTTAGGTGGAGCTCCTTATCAGACCATTCATGGAGCTGAGTGGGCATCAGCAGAAGGACAAGCAGATTTTTTTGCAGCATCAGTATGCCTGCCAAGATATTTTAAAAATTTAGGAATGAGTGCTCATGATATTTCGGCCAGAGTTGAAAAGGCCGGTTATGAAATGCTTAGTAGTCTGGCACCTTTCGGATCAGGCACGAGAGACGAAGTGGACTCGCTTCAAAGATTTTATGAGTTACATGAAAAAGTAGATAACACTCTCATTAATAATTATCCATCTCTTCAATGTCGTTATGAAACTTTTAGGAGTTCTCTTAAAAGATCTGATTGTTGGTTTAGAGAATAA
- a CDS encoding S1 family serine peptidase, producing the protein MKRFLSLTVFSTALLVTSSLSFAGQSARIVGGVEVDPAKTETRYIVSIGGGCAGSIISPKWILTAAHCQSIFKSAITGGSVNLKAPNRIKLEIKKSYIHPKNNAGNQSYDFALLELKEPIDFEATGLTSIGLVTPEIATTGATDDGQMATVLGWGTMRENGSVTPLMRMVDVPVVSNERANAKTSYNGSINESMLAAGYDEGMKDSCQGDSGGPLTIEGSDGKPVLAGVVSFGRGCARAKYYGIYSRVSAGYEWIATMTKE; encoded by the coding sequence ATGAAAAGATTTCTATCATTAACAGTATTTTCAACAGCACTTCTAGTTACTTCTTCATTATCATTTGCAGGTCAATCAGCGAGAATCGTTGGTGGAGTTGAAGTTGATCCAGCTAAGACAGAAACAAGATATATTGTAAGCATCGGTGGTGGATGTGCAGGAAGCATTATCTCTCCGAAGTGGATTCTTACAGCAGCTCATTGCCAGTCAATCTTTAAGAGCGCGATCACTGGTGGAAGCGTAAACCTTAAAGCTCCAAATCGCATTAAGCTTGAAATCAAAAAATCATATATTCACCCGAAAAACAATGCTGGAAACCAAAGCTACGACTTCGCTCTTTTAGAACTTAAAGAGCCAATTGATTTCGAAGCGACAGGGTTAACATCAATTGGATTAGTCACTCCAGAGATCGCAACAACTGGTGCAACTGATGACGGTCAAATGGCCACTGTATTAGGATGGGGAACAATGCGTGAAAACGGATCAGTGACTCCACTTATGAGAATGGTAGACGTTCCGGTTGTAAGCAACGAAAGAGCTAACGCTAAAACGTCATACAATGGTTCAATCAACGAATCTATGCTTGCTGCTGGATACGATGAAGGAATGAAAGATTCTTGCCAAGGTGACAGCGGTGGACCACTTACGATCGAAGGATCTGATGGAAAACCAGTCCTTGCTGGTGTCGTAAGTTTCGGTAGAGGATGTGCGAGAGCGAAGTATTACGGAATCTACTCACGTGTATCTGCTGGATACGAGTGGATCGCTACAATGACTAAAGAATAA
- a CDS encoding SDR family oxidoreductase: MIIFITGATAGFGAAMVKRFINKGYKVIATGRRSERLDQMKAEYGDHLYPLVLDVQDKEMVSKAIDSLPAEWKRIDVLINNAGLALGTELAQKASLEDWDTMIQTNINGFLYCTHKILPDMVSRNHGQIINLGSVAGEFPYQGGNVYGATKAFVHQMSMNLRSDLLGTNVRVTNIEPGMCHTEFSEVRFKGDKEKADSVYKGIKALSADDIAETIDWVITRPAHVNINVISLMPTQQAFAGFSVHRT; encoded by the coding sequence ATGATTATTTTTATTACTGGTGCAACGGCCGGCTTTGGGGCCGCCATGGTTAAGCGCTTTATCAATAAAGGTTATAAAGTTATCGCGACCGGAAGAAGAAGTGAGCGTCTTGATCAAATGAAGGCCGAATATGGCGATCATTTATATCCACTTGTTTTAGATGTTCAAGATAAAGAGATGGTTTCAAAAGCAATTGATAGCTTGCCTGCTGAATGGAAAAGAATTGATGTTCTCATCAACAATGCGGGCCTCGCTCTGGGGACTGAGCTAGCTCAAAAAGCTTCGCTTGAAGATTGGGATACGATGATTCAAACCAACATCAATGGATTCCTTTACTGCACACATAAAATTTTACCGGACATGGTGAGCAGAAATCACGGACAGATTATTAATCTTGGTTCAGTCGCTGGTGAATTTCCTTATCAAGGTGGAAATGTTTACGGAGCAACCAAGGCCTTCGTTCATCAGATGAGTATGAATCTTCGCTCTGATTTACTGGGGACTAATGTTCGCGTGACAAATATCGAACCTGGTATGTGCCACACTGAATTTTCTGAAGTGCGCTTTAAAGGCGACAAAGAGAAGGCCGACTCGGTCTACAAAGGGATTAAGGCCTTGAGTGCTGATGATATTGCTGAGACTATCGACTGGGTTATCACTCGTCCTGCACATGTGAATATCAATGTGATTTCACTGATGCCTACCCAACAGGCCTTTGCTGGGTTCTCAGTTCATAGAACATAA
- the dbpA gene encoding ATP-dependent RNA helicase DbpA produces MTNSFKTLALTPEILENLETLGFNSMTPVQEQALPLILAGEDLIAQAKTGSGKTAAFGLGILNKLNLETKQLQSLVLCPTHELALQVAEELRRLARFSKNCKILVICGGVSEYQQLSSLDHGAHIIVGTPGRVLKFLKKGAINLRTINFLVLDEADRMLDMGFQEEMEAIISYAPRKIQSLLFSATFPPEIEELSQAFQNNPKRVTVDTKHEKNIIRQVFIELNDHREKLDALIRLLGNYKPQSVVVFCKTKQSCGEVAKALMRQGIQALAFHGDLEQNERTVVLTKFSNSSCLILVATDVAARGLDIKDLEAVVNFDLPTDAEVYTHRIGRTARAGKEGLAFSFFVEREREKLHDIENYQGNKNEYLKIESLSAANKYDLKAPMRTMYINGGKKEKVRPGDILGALVNEAGLQASEVGNINIQEHQSFVAIEASKINQTISKLLDGKIKGRRFKVGEA; encoded by the coding sequence ATGACAAATTCATTTAAGACACTCGCTTTGACTCCGGAAATCCTGGAGAATCTTGAAACTTTAGGTTTCAATTCTATGACTCCTGTTCAGGAACAGGCCCTGCCACTTATTTTGGCGGGAGAAGACTTAATTGCCCAGGCGAAAACAGGTAGTGGAAAAACCGCTGCTTTCGGCCTTGGTATTTTAAATAAACTTAATCTTGAAACTAAACAACTACAGTCTCTCGTTTTATGTCCTACTCACGAACTTGCCTTGCAAGTCGCAGAGGAGCTAAGACGCCTGGCCCGCTTTTCAAAAAATTGTAAAATCCTCGTTATTTGCGGTGGAGTCTCTGAGTACCAACAACTAAGTTCACTTGATCATGGTGCTCACATTATCGTGGGAACACCAGGACGTGTTTTAAAATTCTTAAAGAAGGGTGCTATCAATTTAAGAACCATTAACTTTTTAGTTTTAGATGAAGCAGACCGTATGCTCGATATGGGATTTCAAGAAGAGATGGAAGCTATTATCTCTTATGCTCCTAGAAAAATTCAGTCCCTTCTTTTTTCAGCGACATTCCCTCCGGAAATTGAAGAGCTAAGCCAAGCTTTTCAAAACAATCCAAAGCGCGTGACTGTCGATACGAAACACGAAAAAAATATCATCCGTCAGGTCTTCATTGAATTAAATGATCACCGTGAAAAACTCGACGCTTTAATCCGTCTGCTTGGGAATTATAAACCTCAATCAGTCGTTGTATTTTGTAAAACCAAACAATCATGTGGTGAAGTGGCAAAAGCTTTAATGAGACAAGGGATTCAGGCCCTGGCCTTCCATGGTGACTTAGAACAAAACGAGCGCACAGTTGTTCTGACAAAGTTTTCAAACTCAAGCTGCCTGATCTTAGTTGCAACAGACGTTGCGGCAAGAGGACTCGATATTAAAGATCTTGAAGCTGTCGTAAATTTCGATCTTCCCACAGATGCAGAAGTTTACACTCACCGAATCGGAAGAACTGCCAGAGCTGGTAAAGAAGGTTTAGCTTTCTCATTTTTCGTTGAAAGAGAAAGAGAAAAACTTCACGACATCGAAAACTATCAAGGTAACAAAAACGAATACCTTAAAATAGAATCCCTTTCAGCAGCAAATAAATACGATCTGAAGGCCCCAATGAGAACCATGTATATCAACGGTGGGAAAAAAGAAAAAGTCCGTCCTGGTGATATCCTGGGAGCTCTGGTGAACGAAGCAGGTTTACAAGCAAGCGAAGTAGGGAACATCAACATTCAAGAGCACCAAAGTTTTGTAGCGATTGAGGCTTCAAAAATAAATCAGACTATCAGCAAACTTCTGGATGGAAAAATTAAAGGCAGAAGATTTAAAGTAGGTGAAGCCTAG
- a CDS encoding helix-turn-helix domain-containing protein, whose translation MKKNPLLGKHSHNNRESLEGQTLRLIRESLKLSLKDVALKMNLKVAEIDHFENGRKFYTEDDILKFLSCYNFSLEDFKATMALKPYNKQIVNHFLMKLAAKSSN comes from the coding sequence GTGAAAAAAAATCCTCTTTTAGGAAAACATTCACACAATAACCGCGAAAGTCTCGAGGGACAAACCCTGCGCCTCATTCGCGAGTCGTTGAAGCTTTCATTAAAAGATGTCGCTTTAAAAATGAATCTGAAAGTGGCGGAAATCGACCATTTTGAAAATGGACGCAAGTTCTATACTGAGGACGATATTTTGAAATTCCTGAGTTGTTATAACTTCAGTTTAGAAGATTTCAAGGCGACCATGGCGCTTAAACCTTACAATAAACAAATAGTTAATCACTTCCTTATGAAACTTGCCGCTAAAAGCTCCAATTAG
- a CDS encoding hybrid sensor histidine kinase/response regulator has product MNHETKINILIVDDRPENLISLENLLKEDDVVIYKAQSGVEALELLLKHGFALALLDVQMPEMNGFELAELMRGKEKTKTIPIIFVTAGAIDAQHTFMGYDAGAVDFLYKPLDTRIVKSKVKVFKELEQQKLVIQDQLTQLSQALKWRDDFLSIASHELKTPITSMRLQTQMAARSLQKSGSKDISPEKLEKYFMTSNKQLDKLTRLIDDLLDTTRIRAGKLTVDPIEVNFSQLMTDILERYEDQLAEANCHIESEIQKNIMVYCDPFRAEQVIVNLLSNAMKYAQGKPVAIKLRQEHGQAFLTIQDAGPGIAPEKLDAIFERFKRGNKHEGISGLGLGLYIAKQVMDAHHGSITVKSTPGLGSAFTINFPNTLAATL; this is encoded by the coding sequence ATGAATCACGAAACTAAAATCAATATTCTCATTGTTGATGACAGGCCGGAGAATTTAATTTCTCTGGAAAATCTTTTAAAAGAAGATGACGTTGTCATTTACAAGGCACAATCGGGTGTTGAGGCCCTGGAGTTATTACTTAAGCATGGTTTTGCTCTTGCCCTTCTTGATGTTCAGATGCCTGAAATGAATGGATTTGAGCTTGCCGAACTGATGCGTGGAAAAGAAAAAACAAAAACAATTCCCATCATCTTCGTAACGGCAGGAGCTATTGATGCTCAACATACGTTTATGGGTTACGATGCTGGAGCTGTCGATTTTCTTTATAAGCCACTCGACACCAGAATCGTTAAAAGCAAAGTAAAAGTTTTCAAAGAATTAGAACAACAAAAATTAGTCATCCAGGATCAATTAACTCAATTGTCTCAGGCCTTAAAATGGCGTGATGATTTTCTTTCCATTGCTTCACACGAATTAAAAACACCGATTACATCCATGCGTCTTCAGACTCAGATGGCAGCAAGAAGTTTACAAAAAAGTGGAAGCAAAGATATTTCACCTGAAAAACTTGAAAAGTATTTTATGACTTCAAATAAGCAGCTCGATAAACTCACAAGACTGATTGACGATCTTCTCGATACAACTCGTATCAGAGCAGGAAAGTTGACAGTCGACCCGATTGAAGTGAACTTCTCTCAGCTAATGACTGATATCCTTGAGCGCTATGAAGATCAGCTGGCAGAGGCCAACTGTCATATCGAGAGTGAAATCCAAAAAAACATTATGGTTTACTGTGATCCATTTAGAGCAGAGCAGGTTATCGTCAACTTGCTTTCAAATGCGATGAAATACGCTCAAGGAAAACCTGTCGCAATAAAACTTCGTCAGGAACACGGGCAAGCTTTCTTAACTATCCAGGACGCTGGTCCCGGGATTGCTCCGGAAAAACTGGATGCTATTTTTGAGAGATTTAAAAGAGGAAATAAGCACGAAGGAATCAGTGGTCTAGGTTTAGGTCTCTATATTGCAAAACAAGTAATGGACGCTCACCATGGGTCAATTACTGTGAAGAGCACTCCTGGTCTTGGTAGTGCCTTCACAATCAATTTTCCTAATACACTAGCGGCTACACTTTAG
- a CDS encoding chemotaxis protein CheB, producing MMANIQRIQAIFIGTSAGGVFALNKIFRSLPDNFRTPIIVVLHLGEKSLIPSAFYPPKGVKLVEADEKEIIKSKHIYFAPAGYHLLVENDFSFSLTNEEKVQYARPSLDVTMDSLAQAYQENLLGIVLTGANEDGAEGLATIKRLGGLTVVQDLQEAEHKTMPAAAIKLGQPDFILSLKDISSLMIKIEGTYESRN from the coding sequence ATGATGGCGAACATCCAACGTATTCAGGCCATCTTTATCGGCACCTCCGCAGGTGGTGTCTTTGCCTTAAATAAAATTTTCAGGTCACTCCCAGATAATTTTAGAACTCCTATAATCGTTGTTTTACATTTAGGCGAAAAATCTTTAATCCCTTCCGCCTTCTATCCGCCCAAAGGGGTCAAGCTTGTTGAAGCTGATGAAAAAGAAATTATTAAATCTAAGCATATCTATTTCGCGCCAGCAGGTTATCATTTATTAGTAGAAAACGATTTTTCATTCAGTTTAACAAATGAAGAGAAAGTTCAATACGCTAGACCTTCTCTTGATGTGACCATGGACTCTCTCGCACAAGCATATCAGGAAAATCTTTTAGGGATTGTTCTGACTGGTGCAAATGAAGATGGAGCTGAAGGACTTGCGACTATCAAAAGATTAGGCGGCTTAACTGTCGTTCAGGATTTACAAGAAGCTGAACATAAGACCATGCCTGCCGCAGCGATAAAGCTCGGCCAACCGGATTTTATCCTTTCCCTTAAAGACATAAGCTCTTTGATGATTAAAATAGAAGGCACATATGAATCACGAAACTAA